TCCTTGAATTCAATgcatagaaagaaaatgttatttttataaaaatagttttaagtaggaaaattattcaaaataataaattttataaaatatttataacatacattataaattttaaactatattaataatagatattgtTAGACACTTATTAATGAGATtaatagataataataaaaatgtatggtggatagaattcaaattttaattactaattatgaatttatttgcaaaggaagaaaagcttgataaataattatgaaggGAAACCTTTAGAATAAAGActaaaaggggaaaaaattGAAGCATATACTaaactacatattttttttcttttgaccgCTGGTCTTATCTACGTGGCATTTCGAACCCGCGTTCAACgttgtgtgtgtatatgtatttgtaaatattatatagtatattttatttttttggattcCACTCCGCGAAGCATACTCTCCGTGCAGCGATGGAACTTGGAGCATCTTTGTTGTATCTCGATCCAATCGAAGGTGAATGTGCTATGCTCTCCATTTCTCTCTACTTCCATCTCTCTATCTCATACTCTTTATTCCAATACCCCAGTCCTCCCACCTGTAagcttctctctctcttttttttttttttttgcggtTTCCATCGAATGCATATACAACAATCTTTGCTTCCTAACAAAATGTGGAGCTATCACTAATGCCTTTCCTTCTGCAATCCACTACAACTCACTCTGACCTTCAAATCAAAGCAACTGAAGGCCATTCATGCCATAATTTGGTTCGGAACACGATACACTGACTGTGTGTTACTTCTATTATCTTTTATcgctttttttcttcttcttaaaattttgcattCGTTTTCGTTGTTCTTATCGGTTGTTGATTAGTTTAATTCAGTTTATTTATCGttatttggttaatttatACTCTTCTAATTCTTACTGATGAATTTCTGTGAGCTTTGGCTTACTATTTCGATTCTGTTTGTCATTTCAAAATGTATGAAGGTGTTGGggtatttgtttatttctaGCTGTTATAGACGTAATCCTATAAtggttctttatttaatttattttttcaatgaataTTCGAAGCGTATAGATTGTTAAGATTGATGGAGATAATGTTACTGTTCACTTACGCATTATTTGCCATCTTCAAATCATTAATCGAATTGCCTGTTAGTTGGAGTTGGATAAACGGGTTTCATCTATGTTAGTAGATtgaattttgagttatttCATTTGCTTTTGGCATGGAATATTAACGATGACTTCCTGCAGGTTAAAGGCTACCTTAAAATTTCTGCTACAACAAACCGAAGGATGGCTTTGTATTTCTCTGCCTTCCAGTAGGGAAATCTCCTTATGCACTTTCGAGTGCTCATTATAGGTATATCCTAAGTGTTGGATGCTGCAAAATTTCGTTCATTGATTTATTGGATGGAGGGAATTAGTGTGAGGGAAGCATTTctcatttgattttgttttgattgtgTAATTCGACTAGTATATCCTGAAATAGGAATTTTTATTTGGAGATGATTACGCACGAGCAAGATCCCGATGTTGTTCGATGGGGCCTTGAACTCTTTGACGGAAATCCATTTTCTGATTACGGGTATTGTGGGAACATTCATGATGAGATACAATACTATCAAGGACAATGCCTTGATGTAGATAATTATGACAAGGCATGCACCATAGAAAATAATGAGCTTATTGCTCAAACTCTCCAAGAACTCTCACAGCTTGCAGTCGCGGAGCCAGTATCTTTTGATCAAGGAACAGAAAACTTACAACTTTCCACCTATCCACAAGAGTGGTTTAGTCTGTCCATTAATGCCTGTGGTTCCGGTATGTGACacaatatttatgattttaatgtAGAACACATTCAAGGTTCAACGCTTAGCTTCTGTTTTCtatgtttaaaattagttgtgtttttttatCAGAGCACAATAATGATCTGGAAGAGGAAGATTATAGTTCATGTACTATGCCTGACGGGACATCCTACAGTGGGGATGACTGGTCATACTCTTTAGAGCTGACTGATGAGTATACCCTTGATGGAGAAATGGGAAAAAGATTGAATCAGATGATCTCAATTCCTGTAAGTTATGCGTTGAATAAAAGCTCGTATTTACGTGAGTGCTATATAAACTGTGCTTGTGTCTTCTGCCGAGGGTCGTAACTTTCCCGTTATTTGTATTTCTGGTAGGATCCTTCCTTTTGTTGATCAATTACTGGAAATCTCTTCTGTTTCTCATGTTTATCTGTCGAACTTGAGCCCTTCTGTTAAAATCtgatttcttttctcaagTTATTTGCATgtgttcaaatatttttacctCTGTTTAgcattcttcttttcattgttAAGGCTAGACTGCAGTTAGTGGTTTAAATGACTGATGCTGCAAGTTGAAGTTTGCActtccttctctctttcttttcgatttttttcttttaggggTTATATTCTTGTCAATAGCTCTTTGGCCGAGGCTCTTAAACTATGGTCATACTGTGATTGATAAATTGAAAGGGGAAATTTAAGATGATGCATGTATTTATATGGTGATCGGGATGGTGCATACTATGACTTCTGCTTTTCAGACTACTTAAAATTGTCCAATGaatataatcaatatttttagcacttattttgagtttttgtaGCACATTCCAAGAATTAATGGAGAAATTCCTTCTGTTGATGAAGAAGCTTTAGATCATCAAAGGCTATTGGACAGGTGGTGTTTCTCTGTTTGTCTGACACCCCTTTTCTTGCCTGTCCCCGGCTCACTCTCACACACACTCACCTATAGTTTTGGATAGCTAGAGTTATTTGTCGTAGCTTAGCAAGAATATATCATGCTACAATTTGGTGCTATTGTGCGGAGCTAATCTGCTCCTTTCCCTCCTTAGACTGCAGCTATATTATTTGATCGAGTTAAAAGTGCAAGGAGATGGTAACTGCCAGGTTAGCTTGTTCTACTTTATCATCTTAAGCTCTATCTGCTATGATGTCACAAGTGGaagtgtttgttttatttatagtatTAAGGATTGTAGCTATGTCAATATTTTAGATATCTTTAATTTCAGCTCAAGCTGTTACCTTCGCTATTTGAATTACCTTCGGTTACTTTAATACCTGTTTTATTACATTTGAAGGCTCTAAGGGAGCTTTCTTAGACATGCATTCTTACTTTCATTTTGGTTCCAGTTTCGTGCTCTGTCGGATCAAATTTATCGAACATCTGAGCACCATAAATTTGTGAGGGAGCAAGTTGTTAATCAGGTTTGACATATTTGAATCTAAATGTTGCTTTTGacccttcatttttttttttttgtgctaTACTTTTATggccttttcttttgtaactCTCAGCTAAAGTCATATCCAGAGATATATGAAGGATATGTTCCCATGGCCTATACTGACTATCTGGAGAAAATATCCAAGTActtatatgaatatttcacgATTTGTTTCCCTTGATTGTTTGATTGGTAAGACATCTAACTGTACTCTTTGGTCGTGGAATTTCTTTTGGTTGATCACAGGAGTGGGGAATGGGGTGATCATGTCACATTGCAGGCTGCCGCCGATACGGTATGTATGGTCGACAAGCTATTGTGTTAATGCTACTTGGCTACTTTATAAAGCATTATTCAGCCTATGTTGTATACAAACAACGCTGCAACTAATCAAACGTATAACTAAGAACTGCTTTAGCTTCTATTCCTTGTACTTGCAACCATTTCTGGCAAGAGAGcaaagtaaataattagttCGTCATGTTCTAACATATGGTTTTACGCTGGTGCAGTATGGTGTTAAAATTTTCATGATTACATCATTCAAAGATACCTGCTACATTGAGATCCTTCCTAATATTGAAAGGTCCAAAAGAGGTACATTCTACTTtacattgttttgtttttctgatatttaataatatatcattgaatatttaataaatgagaTTTTCCAAGCAAGATTTTCCATCGTCTATTGAACTCTCAAGTCTCAACCGGTACAATTGTGAATtatatgaaatacaaaattgcTAGTTGACCTTGCGTCTTTTGTAGTGAGAATATATAATGTTGAAGTCTTGATTTGATGTAAGAGTAAACTTACTCTAACtctttagtttaaatttttggattcaATGGTGATTTAATAGTATGAGAGTGGGGAATCTTGTGTTCAAGATTTTATAGTGGAAATTTAGGATAACAAtctgaaaaaatgaaattgtgagattcttatattgaaaaaaaatagctaGTGAAAGGGCCTCAAAGGAAGAATACGGTCCTCATCAATCCCACTTTTTCGAAAAAAGGTGCCAATTGGAGAAATTACTCTCAATTGCTTTCTCAACAGAAACGTACCAGTAGAATGGATTCCACCTAGGCAGATAGCTCGAATGAATATCTTGTagttcttcaaaattttcaacattacAATATTCTGCCATCTTATTCAAGATTAGTTACCAAGTCCACCTTGATTTTTGCTGAGGTTTATTATTCACTTGGTCATCTGATTTTAGAAGATTATCACATCTAATAATCAAATAGGAACACAGTCCAAAAGCCTGtttgaattttggttgaaaCCCAACAAAAGAATCTTGAACGGGTGGATGGGCATTGCATCCAAAGGAAATTTAGGATTAGTCATCTTTAAATTCTCCCAACATGCGTAATAATTGTCAAAAGACTCAAGACTGCAAGTTGGGATGGGGGATCATGTGGACCTTGACTTAAATGGTGAGTTTTAACCTATTTAGAAGGTTCTCTTTTATACCTCCTTTGGTAATCCCGACACTGATGCTACTGACACAGTGATACCTCAAATAGTTTGTGATGATCACATTCCTTATGTAATTGTCTAAAATATTCTCACGTACACCCCATCCTTAATGGTCTTAAATGAAATGTTTTGCGAGGTTTCAGCTGGCTAACATGGCCTTTCCTAGTGGCAGTGAAGCTAACCACTGCTCTGCCTCCAATAGATTTTTCAGCCTCCAATAATCCGTGAACCTTAAAACACCTCTTTGCTTAAAACAACCACAAATTTGGGTCCTCTCCTATGTAATATGGCTGTTTCCCGTAGATTGATTGACCAACAAAGATAGCCTTTTGTGTATCTTCCGACAACCTACATCCTTGCAGCATTTTGGAGCACTATGCTGCAAAGTTTTCTCCAAATTCCATAATCCAACTCAATTTGCATTTTTCGTCAACTTCTTTCTCAGATGTCAATTTTCTCTTCCAATTATTATGAGCCATGATTCCTAATATGAATAGGGTATTTCCCAGTCCAGATAATGTCTTTCTCATGTATGTTGACGTAATAAGAGATTCATGTGCTTCCTGATAAGATCAATAATCTGTCAGTTTCTATAAAGTATAAGCACACCAAAACGATTTTGGGAAGTAAATCTTCAATATGTTAGACAAAATTTTAGCAAGGATTTTGTAGATGCCAGCAGTAAGGCTTATATTGTTGATACTTAAGGTTTTGATAGTATTACTGAAAGTATTTTCTAATTAGAGATATAACTTGCAGTTATTTGCTTGAGCTTTTGGGCTGAAGTGCACTATAACTCAATATATCCCGAAGGAGGTGAGTTCCCATTATTCATTAGTTTAATAATTGACTGTTTCATTTACTTCTTTGTCAATAGCAATGGAATGCTTAAATTATCGGATCCGTCACCTCTTCTTAAGCATATGATAAttaatctttcaaatattAGATGGTCTTCATCAAAACTGGTGGGCTTGATGAGGTCTTAATGCCGTTTCTATCCCAACGAATTTGTCTTCCCTAATTGTATGTTATTTGTTCAgctagattttgttttttgctcTGATAGCATCTTAAAATAGGTTTCAGTACTATTTTGCcaattacattttaaagtaGGTTTCAATATTACTTTGGCCACTTCGGTTCATTTTAGTCTATCATGATTCCACATTTTATTCATCTTAGTCCTCGTAATTAGACTCCACATTTATTCATCTTAGTCCTCGTAATTTCAACATGTCCGTTTTGGTATTGTAcgtacttttaaaaatggtcattttaatctctatttgcaatattttaaccttttattttatacacgATAGAAGCCTAGCTATGTTTTacataattttgtaaattgagTGTCagctaaaatttcaataaaaaaaagaagtaaaaatgaaaaacgaaGAACCAAAATGGCCACTTATTAAAAGTACATGACCACAATGAACAATAGTTGAAACTACATGAACCAAAATGAACGATGTTCAATACCCCTATTTATGAGGAG
This DNA window, taken from Cucumis sativus cultivar 9930 chromosome 6, Cucumber_9930_V3, whole genome shotgun sequence, encodes the following:
- the LOC101218393 gene encoding OVARIAN TUMOR DOMAIN-containing deubiquitinating enzyme 12 isoform X2, which encodes MITHEQDPDVVRWGLELFDGNPFSDYGYCGNIHDEIQYYQGQCLDVDNYDKACTIENNELIAQTLQELSQLAVAEPVSFDQGTENLQLSTYPQEWFSLSINACGSEHNNDLEEEDYSSCTMPDGTSYSGDDWSYSLELTDEYTLDGEMGKRLNQMISIPHIPRINGEIPSVDEEALDHQRLLDRLQLYYLIELKVQGDGNCQFRALSDQIYRTSEHHKFVREQVVNQLKSYPEIYEGYVPMAYTDYLEKISKSGEWGDHVTLQAAADTYGVKIFMITSFKDTCYIEILPNIERSKRVICLSFWAEVHYNSIYPEGDGLHQNWWA
- the LOC101218393 gene encoding OVARIAN TUMOR DOMAIN-containing deubiquitinating enzyme 12 isoform X1; translated protein: MITHEQDPDVVRWGLELFDGNPFSDYGYCGNIHDEIQYYQGQCLDVDNYDKACTIENNELIAQTLQELSQLAVAEPVSFDQGTENLQLSTYPQEWFSLSINACGSEHNNDLEEEDYSSCTMPDGTSYSGDDWSYSLELTDEYTLDGEMGKRLNQMISIPHIPRINGEIPSVDEEALDHQRLLDRLQLYYLIELKVQGDGNCQFRALSDQIYRTSEHHKFVREQVVNQLKSYPEIYEGYVPMAYTDYLEKISKSGEWGDHVTLQAAADTYGVKIFMITSFKDTCYIEILPNIERSKRVICLSFWAEVHYNSIYPEGDVPMFETRNNRWWMLQNEHLE
- the LOC101218393 gene encoding OVARIAN TUMOR DOMAIN-containing deubiquitinating enzyme 12 isoform X3; translated protein: MITHEQDPDVVRWGLELFDGNPFSDYGYCGNIHDEIQYYQGQCLDVDNYDKACTIENNELIAQTLQELSQLAVAEPVSFDQGTENLQLSTYPQEWFSLSINACGSEHNNDLEEEDYSSCTMPDGTSYSGDDWSYSLELTDEYTLDGEMGKRLNQMISIPHIPRINGEIPSVDEEALDHQRLLDRLQLYYLIELKVQGDGNCQFRALSDQIYRTSEHHKFVREQVVNQLKSYPEIYEGYVPMAYTDYLEKISKSGEWGDHVTLQAAADTYGVKIFMITSFKDTCYIEILPNIERSKRVICLSFWAEVHYNSIYPEGGIC